Proteins encoded in a region of the Bacillus sp. T3 genome:
- a CDS encoding VOC family protein yields the protein MTKNKLLRMDNVGIVVESLDDAISFFEEIGLNLEGRATVQGEWAGRVTGLGSQCVEIAMMVTPDGHSRLELSRFLTPPTVSDHRTAPVNALGYLRVMFTVEDIDELLSRLTKHGAEVVGEVVQYEDSYRLCYVRGTEGLLIGLAQQLGNK from the coding sequence ATGACAAAAAACAAATTACTAAGAATGGACAATGTCGGCATCGTTGTAGAATCCCTTGATGACGCAATCTCTTTCTTCGAGGAGATTGGCTTGAACCTCGAAGGGCGAGCCACTGTCCAGGGTGAATGGGCTGGTCGTGTAACCGGATTGGGCTCTCAGTGCGTAGAGATTGCGATGATGGTTACCCCGGATGGCCATAGCCGACTTGAACTTTCACGATTTCTCACCCCACCTACTGTATCCGATCACCGGACCGCTCCTGTAAACGCCCTCGGTTATCTACGCGTCATGTTCACCGTTGAAGACATTGACGAATTGCTATCCAGACTCACTAAGCATGGTGCTGAGGTTGTTGGCGAAGTGGTTCAATACGAGGACTCGTATCGGCTCTGCTACGTTCGTGGAACCGAAGGACTTCTAATCGGTTTGGCGCAACAACTTGGTAACAAATAA
- a CDS encoding MOSC domain-containing protein has protein sequence MNRKIINLAVGKPREYNWNNKKEFSGIGKSVVQAFEVKKTGIIGDDVANHKFHGGPDRVVCFYPFEHYSYWEDVFQKKLILPAFGENITATGMTEEQVCIGDIYKIGDTILQITQGRVPCVTISNYNEEKQLLKKVIDTTLTGYFFRVLEEGTIMLDSEITLLEKHSKEISVSFATHILFHQKQDKTSIEKILTVDALAEDWRERFLQLL, from the coding sequence TTGAATAGAAAAATTATTAATTTAGCTGTTGGAAAACCAAGGGAATATAATTGGAACAATAAAAAAGAGTTTTCTGGAATAGGAAAATCAGTTGTACAAGCTTTTGAGGTAAAAAAAACTGGCATTATTGGTGATGACGTTGCAAATCATAAATTTCACGGGGGACCAGACCGTGTTGTATGTTTTTATCCTTTTGAGCATTACTCTTATTGGGAAGATGTATTTCAAAAAAAGCTAATTCTACCCGCTTTCGGGGAAAATATTACGGCAACAGGCATGACGGAAGAACAGGTCTGTATTGGAGACATATACAAAATAGGTGATACTATTCTTCAAATCACACAAGGGAGAGTGCCTTGTGTAACTATCTCCAATTATAACGAAGAAAAACAACTTTTAAAGAAAGTGATTGATACGACTCTAACTGGTTACTTTTTTCGAGTATTAGAAGAGGGAACTATTATGTTGGATTCGGAAATAACTCTTTTGGAAAAACACTCAAAAGAAATATCCGTATCTTTTGCTACACATATTCTTTTTCACCAAAAACAAGATAAAACATCCATTGAAAAGATTTTGACAGTTGATGCCCTAGCAGAAGATTGGAGGGAAAGATTTTTACAATTGTTATAA
- a CDS encoding DUF3139 domain-containing protein: MSKRTISVISIISLLFIGFLIYWYPVQKSMAEKAVQQYMKKQGIYQDNIDGKNIM, translated from the coding sequence ATGTCTAAGAGAACAATTAGCGTAATTTCAATCATATCCTTATTATTTATTGGTTTCCTTATTTATTGGTACCCTGTTCAAAAGAGCATGGCTGAGAAGGCTGTTCAACAATATATGAAAAAACAAGGGATTTACCAGGATAATATTGATGGCAAAAACATAATGTAG
- a CDS encoding DUF2750 domain-containing protein has protein sequence MNQKEFESVIKQSPNIRYEYFIKKVADYEEVWGLYNDGWATAQDDKGNMLIPFFPRKEFAEYSAINEWNNFKAEPIDLYEFIDKWLIGMKLDRVKPSIFPTNDSVMVEIDVLLRNLNNELENY, from the coding sequence ATGAACCAAAAAGAATTTGAATCGGTCATTAAACAATCACCTAATATAAGATACGAGTATTTTATAAAAAAAGTTGCTGATTATGAAGAAGTGTGGGGGTTATATAACGATGGTTGGGCAACAGCACAAGATGATAAAGGAAATATGTTGATCCCTTTCTTTCCCCGAAAAGAATTTGCAGAATACAGTGCTATTAATGAGTGGAATAACTTCAAAGCTGAACCGATTGACTTATACGAGTTTATTGATAAATGGCTTATTGGAATGAAGTTAGATAGAGTTAAACCATCTATTTTCCCAACAAATGATTCAGTTATGGTTGAAATTGATGTGTTATTAAGGAACTTAAATAATGAGTTAGAGAATTATTAA
- a CDS encoding GrpB family protein has product MLNNLNPISDEDLQKVTVGEILPLNSSIIILEYDPCWPELFAREANRIRSVLGEKVLLLEHVGSTSVPSLCAKPIIDILLVVADSSNEISYVSDLESAGYTLRIREPEWFEHRMFKGPDTDINLHVFSDGASEVKRMLKFRDWLRAYKPDRDKYASVKRILAEREWRHIQHYADEKNSIVKEIMDQAIDID; this is encoded by the coding sequence ATGCTGAACAACTTAAACCCAATAAGTGATGAAGATCTACAAAAGGTTACAGTTGGCGAAATTCTACCACTCAATTCTTCTATAATAATTCTAGAGTATGATCCTTGTTGGCCTGAGCTTTTCGCGAGAGAGGCTAATAGAATACGTTCCGTACTTGGGGAAAAAGTATTGCTTCTCGAACACGTAGGATCTACCTCCGTTCCTAGTTTATGTGCTAAACCAATTATCGATATTTTATTGGTTGTAGCCGATTCATCCAATGAAATAAGTTATGTCTCAGATTTGGAATCTGCAGGATATACTTTACGTATTCGTGAGCCGGAATGGTTTGAACATCGTATGTTTAAAGGTCCCGATACAGATATTAATCTACATGTGTTTAGCGATGGTGCATCTGAAGTCAAAAGAATGTTGAAGTTTCGGGATTGGCTGAGAGCTTATAAGCCCGATCGAGATAAATATGCTTCTGTTAAGCGCATTTTAGCTGAGAGAGAATGGCGGCATATACAACACTATGCAGATGAAAAGAATTCAATAGTTAAGGAAATTATGGATCAAGCAATTGATATTGATTAG
- a CDS encoding YsnF/AvaK domain-containing protein has protein sequence MGKYIIIGAIIGSIIGWVTGFRVVSGLVLGAIVGGISYTMTARRNIDGPSEKTNKNNEQTLQLREEQLEIKKERVQLGEVKVHKEVVEEQKTFTVPIKREVMVIEAGDEEELRIPLKEEEVEIRKHPVQVNEITITKRQIEEMKQIKKKLKKETAHVDVAGDADVIKKLPSETKD, from the coding sequence ATGGGCAAGTACATTATTATTGGTGCGATAATCGGTAGCATAATCGGTTGGGTAACAGGTTTTAGGGTCGTATCAGGACTCGTTTTAGGAGCAATCGTTGGCGGTATTAGTTATACAATGACTGCGAGAAGGAACATCGACGGACCCTCTGAAAAAACAAATAAAAATAATGAACAAACGCTTCAATTACGAGAAGAGCAGCTAGAGATAAAAAAAGAACGAGTACAATTAGGTGAGGTCAAGGTTCATAAAGAAGTTGTTGAAGAACAAAAAACGTTCACGGTTCCGATTAAGCGTGAAGTAATGGTAATAGAAGCAGGTGATGAGGAGGAACTCCGAATTCCTCTGAAAGAAGAAGAAGTTGAAATAAGAAAACACCCTGTGCAAGTAAATGAAATAACAATTACAAAACGCCAAATAGAAGAAATGAAACAAATAAAGAAAAAGTTAAAAAAAGAAACAGCACACGTTGACGTTGCAGGTGATGCGGATGTCATAAAAAAACTGCCATCTGAAACGAAGGACTAA
- a CDS encoding YsnF/AvaK domain-containing protein, with amino-acid sequence MGFLDFLFNDEETKKETQQKVREVDRTADTEFAAEDAHLDLREEEMDINKYRVDTGDVTLHKDIVEEEKTVDVPVFHDQVIIEQRAVDHKPSDEPITEEETVNIPVTAEKIDVEKHTVVTGEVSAHKRSVQETEQVREVLRKEVADIESNGTTDLIKGD; translated from the coding sequence ATGGGCTTTTTGGATTTTTTATTTAACGATGAAGAAACTAAAAAGGAAACTCAACAAAAGGTACGTGAAGTAGATCGCACTGCTGATACAGAATTTGCAGCAGAAGACGCACATCTTGATCTTCGTGAAGAAGAGATGGACATCAATAAATATCGGGTGGATACGGGTGATGTGACTCTCCATAAGGACATTGTTGAGGAAGAGAAAACAGTGGATGTCCCTGTTTTTCATGATCAGGTCATTATTGAACAAAGAGCCGTTGATCACAAACCATCAGATGAACCAATTACTGAAGAAGAAACCGTTAACATTCCCGTAACAGCTGAAAAAATCGATGTAGAAAAGCACACGGTCGTCACTGGTGAAGTCTCCGCTCATAAACGTTCGGTTCAGGAAACAGAACAAGTACGCGAAGTACTTCGTAAAGAAGTTGCAGATATTGAATCAAATGGTACTACAGATCTTATCAAAGGGGACTAA
- a CDS encoding cupredoxin domain-containing protein, with protein sequence MSIKKWVTGLFVVLAMVVFVTTQGSLGVFAESGDVTQPKETVKSIEVELNDDYFNPKIITIQNGTATSLILKNKGKKEHTFTVKNLGIDAEVQPGKVKNITVTPKQPGTFELICRYHFQEGMVGKVIVK encoded by the coding sequence ATGTCTATAAAAAAATGGGTAACAGGATTATTCGTTGTGCTTGCAATGGTTGTGTTTGTGACAACTCAAGGTTCACTCGGCGTATTTGCCGAATCCGGTGATGTAACTCAGCCTAAGGAGACAGTGAAATCGATTGAGGTCGAGTTGAATGATGATTACTTTAATCCGAAAATCATTACTATTCAGAATGGAACAGCCACATCGTTAATATTGAAAAACAAAGGCAAGAAAGAGCACACCTTCACAGTAAAAAATCTCGGAATAGACGCCGAGGTCCAGCCAGGAAAAGTAAAAAACATTACCGTGACACCGAAACAGCCCGGTACATTTGAACTTATATGTCGGTACCATTTCCAGGAAGGAATGGTTGGGAAAGTAATAGTCAAATAA
- a CDS encoding phytoene desaturase family protein codes for MMDQFDVIIIGSGHNALITAAYLTRAGRSVLVLEKNDRPGGFLRTEELTLPGFKHDVYAAAHPLFTTGPAYAELREDLEARGLRYINTDLPTGVSFEDGRTAVLPTSFEELITEVERLAPGDSTALQSMFEQLNPYVNDVFGLFNMDLSSSEAAPIIQRLLHQEGGVGYSPFAASLVSTARNTVSSLQSPVTKAMLASWVTHLGRTLDEVGSGIWVPLTMMALMGGGMPIPGGWQ; via the coding sequence ATGATGGATCAATTTGATGTAATTATTATCGGCAGCGGCCATAATGCGTTGATAACGGCTGCCTATTTAACACGTGCCGGGAGAAGTGTATTAGTTTTAGAAAAAAATGACCGTCCAGGAGGATTTCTGCGAACAGAAGAGCTGACACTCCCAGGTTTTAAACATGATGTATATGCTGCTGCACATCCACTCTTTACAACTGGACCAGCGTACGCTGAGTTAAGAGAGGACTTAGAAGCACGCGGGCTTCGCTATATAAATACAGACCTGCCGACTGGTGTTTCATTTGAAGACGGACGAACAGCGGTCCTGCCTACTTCCTTTGAGGAGCTCATCACTGAGGTGGAACGGTTGGCTCCTGGTGACAGCACTGCGCTGCAAAGTATGTTTGAACAGTTGAATCCTTATGTAAACGATGTTTTTGGATTATTTAACATGGATCTTTCCAGTTCAGAAGCTGCACCTATCATCCAGCGTTTACTTCATCAAGAAGGCGGTGTCGGTTATTCACCATTTGCAGCATCGCTCGTTTCCACGGCCCGTAATACGGTTAGTTCACTTCAGTCACCTGTGACGAAGGCGATGCTTGCTTCCTGGGTTACTCACCTTGGCCGCACACTGGATGAGGTGGGAAGTGGCATTTGGGTGCCGCTCACTATGATGGCATTGATGGGCGGGGGAATGCCAATACCTGGAGGGTGGCAGTGA
- a CDS encoding NAD(P)/FAD-dependent oxidoreductase — MTDQGGEILTKIQVERIIVENGRAVGVRTSNGKKYRAKQAVVASTTPDKLYLSLLADTEISPPLRAQAKQYRYGRGCVQIHLALSEPPNWPDKRFNRVGQPHLTDSLDGFTLAIAQGAANLLPSNPTFTVDCSTNLDPTRAPSGKAIMRIQVLEVPIRPSGDAANLIDVGDGTWSNDLTERFTERVLNVVSKHISNIPSAVIGKYVVTPDTIAKYNPNAGPGDPYGGAHDLGQSYLLRPLTGQPGHQTAIPNLYMLGAATWPWTWGKWWVGLYSSSETINTIRHINLTIKLLEAPKFRASLFECS, encoded by the coding sequence ATTACGGATCAGGGCGGGGAAATTCTTACAAAGATTCAGGTCGAGCGGATAATAGTGGAAAATGGTAGAGCAGTTGGCGTAAGGACCTCAAATGGGAAAAAATACCGTGCCAAACAGGCGGTTGTGGCCTCAACCACACCTGATAAATTGTATCTCTCGCTATTAGCCGATACCGAAATATCACCACCACTGCGAGCACAAGCAAAACAATATCGGTACGGCAGAGGCTGTGTGCAAATTCATTTAGCACTGAGTGAGCCGCCCAACTGGCCGGATAAGCGGTTTAACCGTGTAGGTCAGCCACATCTAACAGATAGTCTAGACGGATTTACCTTAGCTATTGCCCAAGGCGCGGCTAATCTGCTTCCGTCCAATCCTACCTTTACTGTAGACTGTTCGACAAATCTGGATCCTACGCGGGCACCGTCAGGAAAGGCCATCATGCGTATTCAAGTGCTGGAAGTACCTATAAGGCCAAGCGGGGATGCTGCAAATCTTATCGATGTGGGGGATGGGACATGGTCGAATGATTTAACAGAGCGTTTTACAGAACGCGTGCTAAACGTGGTCAGCAAGCATATATCAAACATTCCAAGCGCGGTCATTGGAAAATACGTGGTCACGCCAGACACAATTGCAAAATATAATCCGAATGCTGGTCCGGGAGATCCTTATGGTGGTGCACATGATTTAGGTCAGAGTTATCTTTTGAGACCATTAACAGGGCAGCCTGGTCACCAGACCGCAATACCAAATCTGTATATGCTGGGAGCCGCAACTTGGCCCTGGACATGGGGTAAATGGTGGGTCGGGCTATATAGTAGCTCAGAAACTATTAACACAATAAGACATATTAACTTAACAATTAAATTACTAGAAGCCCCGAAATTTAGGGCTTCTTTATTTGAATGTAGTTAA
- a CDS encoding MFS transporter: MVQKRQGIYFGWHIVIVSMIITMLTVGLRLGIGPFVLPMIEDLNVTRTFISMIISVSMIMYGVGMPIAGYLCGKYSTKFVLLLGLGIIELSILGTVLTNNVWIFFLMYGVFLSFGLAFTSPVAVTPIISRWFVRQRGKALFSLSTGSMAGIAIFNPLSTFMIESAGWRSTLFIFGFIFIIIIVPAANLIFKEDVPEGADLKEDVSSTITSADELTQKLTLREAIRSKAYWQIVAGLFACGFSMNLLGSHAVPMLIDHHFEPTSASFGVGLIGLVAIFSTLVLASIADRFSKRKLLFFIYFVRGLGFLGLVFSQNTWQLYLVAALGGLVWSGSIAMSSAILGELFGIRLLGILYGWAYLGHQIGGAISSFLGGWGYEVFATHVFSFGLAAFILLSAGVISYLIPEKHRLQKT; this comes from the coding sequence ATGGTTCAAAAGCGACAAGGAATTTACTTTGGTTGGCATATTGTTATTGTAAGTATGATCATTACAATGTTAACGGTAGGGCTACGCTTGGGGATAGGACCGTTTGTATTACCGATGATAGAAGATTTAAATGTAACACGAACTTTTATATCCATGATCATTTCTGTGAGTATGATTATGTATGGTGTTGGAATGCCTATCGCGGGTTATTTATGTGGAAAATATAGTACAAAATTTGTTCTTCTGCTGGGGCTTGGCATCATAGAGTTATCGATTTTGGGAACGGTGTTAACAAACAATGTCTGGATATTTTTCTTAATGTATGGCGTGTTTCTGTCGTTCGGCCTTGCATTTACTAGCCCAGTTGCAGTAACTCCGATTATTAGTCGTTGGTTTGTTCGTCAAAGGGGAAAGGCTTTATTTTCTCTTTCAACAGGCTCAATGGCTGGTATTGCTATTTTTAATCCGTTGTCTACTTTTATGATTGAGTCAGCCGGTTGGCGAAGTACCTTGTTCATTTTTGGGTTCATTTTTATCATAATAATTGTTCCTGCTGCCAATCTCATTTTTAAAGAAGATGTTCCAGAAGGGGCTGATTTAAAAGAAGATGTTTCAAGCACCATCACTTCTGCTGATGAATTAACTCAAAAGCTCACTTTGCGAGAGGCTATTCGTTCAAAAGCATATTGGCAAATAGTAGCGGGATTATTTGCTTGTGGATTCAGTATGAACTTGCTGGGTTCCCATGCAGTTCCGATGTTAATAGATCATCATTTTGAACCTACTTCTGCTTCATTTGGAGTTGGGCTTATAGGGCTTGTTGCAATATTCAGCACTCTCGTCTTAGCTTCAATCGCTGATCGTTTTTCCAAACGTAAGCTTCTATTTTTTATTTATTTTGTACGCGGATTAGGTTTTTTAGGCTTGGTATTTTCCCAGAACACATGGCAACTTTATTTAGTTGCAGCATTGGGTGGCCTAGTTTGGTCTGGGAGTATAGCGATGTCTTCCGCTATTTTAGGAGAGCTTTTTGGCATACGGCTGCTAGGAATACTATACGGTTGGGCTTATCTTGGTCATCAAATTGGAGGGGCGATTTCTTCATTTCTCGGAGGTTGGGGCTATGAGGTCTTTGCCACACATGTTTTTTCATTCGGATTGGCAGCCTTCATTTTACTAAGCGCGGGCGTTATTTCATATCTAATTCCTGAAAAACACAGGCTGCAAAAAACTTAA
- a CDS encoding LysR family transcriptional regulator, whose translation MELRQLEYFAAVARMENFTKAAERLRIAQPALSQQIKNLEQELGIKLFKRTGRGVILTGAGEQFFIGAEKTLAEAKMAKDSVKGFINSPHGKIMVGALESMVQTRLPSLLKAFSKKYPGIKVFIRENTTEPLLEALKKGELDLALAHSEVIYPSNLDFVPPKGLSSKPLYKDELVLAVAKAHPLERRKAISFKELREESFVSFKEGSGIRSQLLATCNREGFEPIIAYECASPRTLVAEGLGVSVLPRLMAESPGPSISILPLDPPLSRWVSVFYFEGRYLSPCAKAFLRFMDEYLISESE comes from the coding sequence ATGGAGCTTAGACAGTTAGAATACTTTGCCGCAGTGGCTAGGATGGAAAATTTCACAAAAGCAGCCGAAAGGCTACGTATAGCCCAACCCGCACTTTCTCAGCAGATAAAAAATTTGGAACAAGAACTCGGCATTAAGCTCTTTAAACGAACAGGACGAGGGGTAATACTAACTGGGGCAGGGGAGCAATTCTTTATTGGTGCTGAAAAGACCCTAGCAGAAGCAAAAATGGCAAAAGATTCTGTTAAGGGGTTTATAAACTCTCCGCACGGCAAAATTATGGTTGGCGCGTTAGAGTCCATGGTACAAACTAGATTACCAAGCTTGTTGAAAGCGTTCAGTAAGAAGTATCCCGGAATAAAAGTATTTATAAGGGAAAACACAACTGAGCCATTGTTGGAAGCTCTTAAGAAGGGTGAGTTAGATCTCGCTTTGGCTCATTCGGAAGTTATTTACCCATCAAATTTAGATTTTGTTCCACCCAAGGGGCTTTCCTCAAAACCTCTATATAAAGATGAACTGGTGTTGGCCGTCGCCAAAGCACATCCACTCGAGAGGAGAAAAGCGATTTCTTTCAAAGAACTTAGAGAAGAGTCATTCGTATCTTTTAAGGAAGGCTCAGGAATCCGTTCCCAACTACTTGCGACGTGCAATAGAGAAGGCTTTGAACCAATTATTGCCTACGAGTGTGCCTCTCCAAGGACGCTGGTAGCGGAGGGACTTGGTGTTTCAGTCCTTCCTCGTTTAATGGCGGAGTCCCCAGGTCCATCCATATCGATTTTACCCTTAGACCCACCGCTATCCCGTTGGGTTTCGGTATTTTACTTTGAAGGACGCTATCTCTCACCTTGTGCTAAGGCCTTTTTGCGTTTTATGGATGAATACCTTATTTCCGAAAGCGAATAA
- a CDS encoding 4-oxalocrotonate tautomerase family protein, producing the protein MPVITVKLARGRTSEQKQEFVEALTKEAVKTLNVKEEWVTVLFDEYERENWASNGQLHSIKFGDGFGKRGVE; encoded by the coding sequence ATGCCTGTTATCACAGTGAAGTTGGCAAGGGGAAGAACTAGTGAGCAAAAACAAGAATTCGTTGAGGCGTTAACTAAGGAAGCTGTTAAAACATTAAATGTTAAAGAAGAATGGGTAACTGTATTATTCGATGAATACGAACGAGAAAATTGGGCTTCAAATGGACAACTTCACTCCATTAAATTCGGTGATGGTTTTGGTAAACGAGGTGTAGAATAG
- the tnpA gene encoding IS200/IS605 family transposase, giving the protein MKSLIIYKSNNHVVYSCKYHVVWCPKYRRKVLIDGVDDRLKSIIYEVADESHSEIIELEIMPDHVHVLLECDPQFGINKLIRIMKGRSSRLLRKEFPWLKSRIPSLWTNSYFVSTVGGTTLEVVKQYIENQKGV; this is encoded by the coding sequence ATGAAAAGTCTAATAATATATAAGAGTAATAATCATGTTGTTTATTCCTGTAAGTATCATGTTGTTTGGTGTCCTAAGTACAGAAGGAAAGTTCTAATTGATGGAGTAGATGATAGACTTAAATCTATCATTTATGAAGTAGCGGATGAATCCCATTCTGAAATCATCGAATTAGAGATTATGCCCGACCATGTTCATGTATTACTTGAATGTGATCCTCAATTTGGGATTAATAAACTAATTAGAATAATGAAAGGAAGAAGTTCACGTCTTCTAAGAAAAGAATTTCCTTGGTTAAAAAGCAGAATCCCATCGCTTTGGACAAATAGTTATTTTGTTTCCACTGTTGGTGGAACAACATTAGAGGTGGTGAAACAGTAC